Below is a window of 'Nostoc azollae' 0708 DNA.
TAATCTCAGGGATTCCTAAAATACTAATACTTGAGAGGGTTAATACCAACACATGTAGATTATACCTCTTGCAGAATTAATTTTATGTATGTTATAATGGAGGTATTATTTTTTTAGCCAAACGAAAGTTATATTTACACAGTTATGTTTGAAATACTGAACACAAACAACACCAAAAATACATAAAATCTAAAAATTTCTATCATACCACAGAAAGAATTTTACAAGATGTCTACTTGATTCTGGTGTATATAGAAGACAAAACTCAGTTTACAATACATCTGATTAGCCACGGCAGTCAACTAGAAAGTTTCAGTCTAACCAAATTTATCGCAATTTCACTAGCGATCGGCGAAGTTATATTTCAACTTTTATGAATTTTCTTATATTTCTCAATATTTATTTATATATACTCAGGAACATTTAAGCAGATAACCTAAATTTGATGTAAAACATCAAATCTACAACGATAACGATCAGGAGATAAAATTAAGTTCCTTACCCCACATCCTACCTACACCCTGCACCCTTAATTTTGGACGCACAAGACACTTTAATTGTGATTTTCCGTCTATCTTCAATCATAAAGTAGTAAAGTGTAGTTACGAATACTAACGTGACTGTTACTTAAGATTACAGAGATAATATTTATTTAGAGGATGCCTAACTATGCGACATTTACTTTCGGCTTTGGCTGTTACTGGTTATTTGTTGACAAGTCTTACTGCTACTAGTGTGGCACAAAGTTTACCCGGCTTAACATTGTTAAGCGGTGTTAAATCAGAAAATCAGCTGCCCTTCCGCTTAGATTTTGGTGGACAAACAGCTTCGACAGACAGATATATACTCCGACTGCCTGCCAAAAAAATGAAATTGGCAGTGGCTCAATTTGCCATTACTTACCCTAAATATTATAAAGGCACCTTTGACACCAAAAAGGTCGAAGTTAGAGTCAAAGATAAAAGCGTGCCCCTGAGTGAAGTGAAATGGGACAAAGAAGGGCGGGTAATTGAAATATTACCCCAGAAACTAGTACCAGCAGGTACCAACGTTGAGTTAGTCCTATCTAACGTACAGAATCCCACCTTTGGGGGAATTTTCTATTTCAACTGCCAAGTTCTCTCCCCTGGAGATGTACCACTACTCCGTTACCTTGGTTCTTGGATTATCAGTATTTCTTAAAAAGGGAATAGGGGATAGGGAACAGGCAAAAGAATAAATTTCTCTCCAGTCCCCAGTCCTCAGGAACTCTATCCAGAAATATGTTTAGATTGCCTGAGAAGTAGTAAGATTAGAGATTGTGACTTTTTATAAAAATCGGCTAAGAGGAGAAAGGTATGCAAAGGACATTGGGCGGCACTTGTCGTAAGAGAAAAAGAACCTCTGGGTTTCGTGCCAGAATGCGGACACCAGAAGGTAGAAACGTGATTAGCGCCAGAAGAAGAAAAGGTCGTCATCGTCTGAGTGTTTAGGGTAAATTCACCAATAAACAGCCGTTGTGCCTTTGCCCAAAGCATATAGACTAAAATCCCTACGGGATTTTCAGGCAGTTTTCCGAGAAGGAATTCGGTGTCATAGCTCTCATTTCACTTTGAGAGCTTTAAAACCGTTGGGTGTAAAACGACCTTCTATGGATGCTGCCGATGTCACAACAAAACCAACTAGCTGTGAAAATTTAGCCACGACTAAAATTGGCATTTCTATTAGCACCAAAGTCAGTAAAAGAGCAGTAGTTCGCAACCGTATTAAACGGCAAATTGCTAAAGATTTGTATCAATTAATACCTAATTTAGTGCCGGGATGGCGGCTAGTCATAATTGTGAAGCCAAAGGCAGCAGAATCTGAGTGCGTAAGCCAACAATTTCTGCAAGAATTAGAGCAGTTATTGGCAAAAGCTGAGGTCATAAATGGGTATTCGTGAAGAAATTTATTATGAAGGTGGCCCCCATATTGGGGATTTGATTCTCAATTTATTAATTGGGCTAACCTTGGTTGGTTTGCCATTGACTATTGGCGCAATAGTCAGAGCGTTGTGGTTGCGTTTTCGCATCACTGATCGCCGAATTGCGGTGATGGGTGGTTGGATGGGACGCGATCGCACTGACGTAATTTACTCAGAAATCGTCAAATTAGTGAAAATACCACGTGGTGTTGGCTTATGGGGAGATATGGTAGTTACACTCAGAAACGGCACTCGTTTAGAAATGCGGGCAGTTCCCAACTTTCGGGAAGTTTATGAATACATTAACGAAAAAGTTGCTGCTAAAAATCCCCAATACAGTGCTGCTAAACAGTAGTCATTCATAAACTGTGTATATCAAGACCAATCAAATAGGAAAAAGATGGTGGGTAGGAGAGTAAAGAGTGGGAGATAAAGAGAGGAAGAGGACAAATTTACCCCCCAGTCCCCATCCCCCAGTCCCCAATCTCCATTGGGCGGCTATCCGTAGCGAAGCATAATCGCTAATAAATGACTATTTAGATAAATTAGATTCAGTTCAATTTACAGTACCTCAGGTTGGATTCAGAATAATGGATTTTGGTATCGGATTTCTCTCGAACAACGTGATGCTGCCAATCATAGACTTCTTCTATGGTTTTTTCCCTAGCTATGGATTGGCGATCGTTGCCTTGACATTGATAATCCGCTTTGCGCTCTATCCCCTGAGTGCTGGCTCGATTCGCAGTATGCGACGAATGCGGGTTGTCCAGCCT
It encodes the following:
- a CDS encoding DUF2808 domain-containing protein, encoding MRHLLSALAVTGYLLTSLTATSVAQSLPGLTLLSGVKSENQLPFRLDFGGQTASTDRYILRLPAKKMKLAVAQFAITYPKYYKGTFDTKKVEVRVKDKSVPLSEVKWDKEGRVIEILPQKLVPAGTNVELVLSNVQNPTFGGIFYFNCQVLSPGDVPLLRYLGSWIISIS
- the rpmH gene encoding 50S ribosomal protein L34; translation: MQRTLGGTCRKRKRTSGFRARMRTPEGRNVISARRRKGRHRLSV
- the rnpA gene encoding ribonuclease P protein component, which translates into the protein MPLPKAYRLKSLRDFQAVFREGIRCHSSHFTLRALKPLGVKRPSMDAADVTTKPTSCENLATTKIGISISTKVSKRAVVRNRIKRQIAKDLYQLIPNLVPGWRLVIIVKPKAAESECVSQQFLQELEQLLAKAEVINGYS
- a CDS encoding PH domain-containing protein; this encodes MGIREEIYYEGGPHIGDLILNLLIGLTLVGLPLTIGAIVRALWLRFRITDRRIAVMGGWMGRDRTDVIYSEIVKLVKIPRGVGLWGDMVVTLRNGTRLEMRAVPNFREVYEYINEKVAAKNPQYSAAKQ